The following coding sequences are from one Aeromicrobium duanguangcaii window:
- the recN gene encoding DNA repair protein RecN has translation MWRYLRLESLGVIEEAELDLGPGFTVITGETGAGKTMVVTALGLLRGERADLALVRRGAERARIEASVLATPEVAALVEEAGGHVDDDELVLARVLTSQGRSRALAGGSTVPAALLSRLADSLVAVHGQSDQQRLVRPQEQRGALDRFAGSAVADLIEQYRPAYERLRELQARLSDLRTHAGERLQRLDLLRHALDEIDAVDPQPGEDEELVQRENRLAHAESLAAAAVGASTVLSEDENSAAAAIAAAQSVVDPVTGNDPRIEALAERLKRASIDLTDIASEFAAYAADVELDPSGLAAVQDRRAALTALQRRYGPSLDEVIAWAERARAEVLELDLDDTAIERLEQDVQTTRETVVDLARQLTEARTAAAEQLSGEVGAELADLALPSAQFEVRVVRGEPGPHGADDVEIWFAANSGAEPRPLARAASGGELSRLMLAIEVVLAGRDPVPTLVFDEVDAGIGGRTAVEVGRRLARLAQHAQVIAVTHLPQVAAFADAHFIVSKSDDGTVTSSSVLRLDQSGRVDELARMLAGLDDSSAAQQHARELLDLARTP, from the coding sequence ATGTGGCGCTACCTGCGGCTCGAGTCGCTCGGTGTCATCGAGGAGGCCGAGCTCGACCTGGGTCCCGGCTTCACGGTCATCACCGGCGAGACCGGCGCCGGCAAGACCATGGTGGTGACGGCGCTCGGCCTGCTGCGCGGTGAGCGCGCCGACCTGGCCCTCGTCCGCCGCGGCGCCGAGCGGGCGCGGATCGAGGCGTCGGTCCTCGCGACGCCCGAGGTGGCCGCCCTCGTCGAGGAGGCCGGCGGTCACGTCGACGACGACGAGCTCGTGCTGGCCCGGGTCCTGACCAGTCAGGGCCGCAGCCGCGCCCTGGCCGGCGGCTCGACCGTCCCGGCCGCGCTGCTGTCGCGCCTCGCCGACTCGCTCGTCGCGGTGCACGGCCAGTCCGACCAGCAGCGCCTCGTGCGACCGCAGGAGCAGCGCGGAGCGCTCGACCGCTTCGCCGGCAGCGCGGTCGCCGACCTGATCGAGCAGTACCGCCCGGCGTACGAGCGGCTGCGTGAGCTGCAGGCGCGATTGAGCGACCTGCGCACGCACGCCGGCGAGCGTCTGCAGCGGTTGGACCTGCTGCGACACGCCCTGGACGAGATCGACGCGGTCGATCCGCAGCCGGGTGAGGACGAGGAGCTCGTCCAGCGCGAGAACCGCCTGGCCCACGCCGAGTCGCTCGCGGCCGCCGCTGTGGGAGCGTCGACCGTGTTGTCGGAGGACGAGAACTCCGCCGCCGCCGCGATCGCTGCGGCCCAGTCGGTGGTCGACCCGGTGACCGGCAACGACCCGCGCATCGAGGCCCTGGCCGAGCGGCTGAAGCGGGCCTCCATCGACCTGACCGACATCGCGTCGGAGTTCGCCGCGTACGCGGCCGACGTCGAGCTGGACCCCAGCGGCCTGGCCGCGGTCCAGGACCGTCGTGCCGCGTTGACGGCCCTGCAGCGCCGCTACGGCCCGAGCCTGGACGAGGTCATCGCGTGGGCGGAGCGCGCCCGCGCCGAGGTCCTCGAGCTGGACCTGGACGACACCGCGATCGAGCGCCTGGAGCAGGACGTCCAGACCACGCGGGAGACCGTCGTGGACCTCGCTCGACAGCTGACCGAGGCGAGGACCGCCGCAGCCGAGCAGCTGTCCGGCGAGGTCGGCGCCGAGCTGGCCGACCTGGCCCTGCCGTCGGCCCAGTTTGAGGTCCGGGTCGTGCGCGGTGAGCCCGGTCCCCACGGGGCCGACGACGTCGAGATCTGGTTCGCGGCCAACAGCGGCGCCGAGCCCCGGCCGCTGGCGCGTGCCGCCAGCGGCGGCGAGCTGTCCCGCCTCATGCTCGCGATCGAGGTCGTCCTGGCCGGTCGCGACCCGGTGCCCACCCTGGTCTTCGACGAGGTCGACGCCGGGATCGGCGGACGCACGGCGGTGGAGGTCGGCCGGCGTCTCGCGCGGCTGGCCCAGCACGCCCAGGTCATCGCCGTCACCCACCTGCCGCAGGTCGCGGCCTTCGCCGACGCCCATTTCATCGTCAGCAAGTCCGACGACGGCACGGTCACCAGCAGCAGCGTGCTCCGGCTCGACCAGTCGGGCCGAGTCGACGAGCTGGCCCGGATGCTGGCCGGCCTGGACGATTCCTCCGCGGCGCAGCAGCACGCCCGCGAGCTGCTGGACCTCGCCCGCACTCCCTGA
- a CDS encoding copper transporter: MITLRYHVISLAAVLLALAAGIAVGAGLLDESDAATTASDANRAEVSPALAGFDAGYATLTSPGLLRDKLKDRTVLLLTTPGARDNEVDSLIENLTTSGARVTGKVELTAKLLSPSNRQFAEGVATQSDPQAATAASAYDKIGAAIARGYLATKGDGALDETSRTIRSAFVEGGLLDPDQDPETSAQLALVVSGPSGASAAGEGTVVSSLVTSLDAGSQGLAVVGPVSSGENGVVNAVRGSDAAANVSTVDVTDTGTGRVSAILALVREAAGQSGAWGTSRAADGPVPN; encoded by the coding sequence GTGATCACTCTGCGTTACCACGTCATCTCCCTGGCCGCCGTGCTGCTGGCGCTCGCTGCCGGTATCGCGGTCGGGGCGGGGTTGCTCGACGAGAGCGACGCCGCGACCACCGCCTCGGACGCCAACCGCGCCGAGGTCAGCCCTGCCCTGGCGGGCTTCGACGCCGGCTACGCCACGTTGACGTCGCCGGGCCTGCTGCGCGACAAGCTCAAGGACCGGACCGTGCTGCTGCTGACCACGCCCGGCGCGCGCGACAACGAGGTCGACTCGCTGATCGAGAACCTCACGACTTCCGGGGCGCGGGTCACGGGCAAGGTCGAGCTGACGGCCAAGCTGCTCTCGCCCTCCAACCGCCAGTTCGCCGAGGGCGTCGCCACCCAGTCCGATCCGCAGGCGGCCACGGCGGCCAGCGCCTACGACAAGATCGGCGCGGCGATCGCCCGGGGCTACCTCGCCACCAAGGGCGACGGCGCTCTCGACGAGACGTCGCGCACCATCCGCTCGGCGTTCGTCGAGGGCGGGCTGCTCGACCCGGACCAGGATCCCGAGACCTCCGCGCAGCTGGCGCTGGTCGTGTCGGGTCCGTCGGGCGCATCGGCCGCGGGAGAGGGCACGGTCGTGTCCAGCCTCGTCACGAGCCTGGACGCCGGCAGCCAGGGCCTGGCCGTGGTCGGCCCCGTCTCGTCCGGCGAGAACGGCGTGGTCAACGCGGTTCGCGGCAGCGATGCCGCCGCGAACGTCTCGACCGTGGACGTCACCGACACCGGCACGGGACGCGTCTCCGCGATCCTCGCGCTCGTGCGCGAGGCCGCCGGTCAGTCGGGCGCCTGGGGCACGTCGCGCGCCGCGGACGGCCCGGTGCCGAACTGA
- the steA gene encoding putative cytokinetic ring protein SteA encodes MPILKRRNPAVPDGPGIVGPARLCRGPADLSSVRSGDVVVLDQVDLEADTAQSLVDRGVAAVLNVSPSSSGRYPNLGPQVLVDAGVLLVDRVGEGVWQTLRSGDVVRVDEGTVLLGEDTIATGIEMTPSRVRDQVESASSGLSHQLDSIVTNAADTLRRDRAMLLEGAGIPAVATAIKDRPVVIVADAPDAARDLKSIRAFIHDKDPVLIGVGAGAEHLIAAGLRPHLLVGRADDISGRMIERSAEVVIVSASGHLDRPEQFEAHGRQPVVFTAAGAPENLAVLLADHHEAAVIVQVGRPSRLVDIVDGDAADAAGTFIARLRAGSRVVDAHAVAWFARQRLSWLTPLLLLLAGVVAVVVAVGTTPLGHEWLAPVTDRVSSWIEGLFS; translated from the coding sequence ATGCCCATCTTGAAGCGCAGGAATCCTGCCGTGCCCGACGGGCCCGGCATCGTCGGACCGGCGCGGCTGTGTCGCGGACCAGCGGACCTCTCGTCCGTGCGTTCGGGGGACGTCGTGGTGCTGGACCAGGTCGACCTCGAGGCCGACACGGCCCAGTCACTCGTCGACCGGGGTGTCGCCGCGGTCCTCAACGTCTCGCCGTCATCGTCCGGCCGGTACCCCAACCTCGGGCCGCAGGTGCTGGTCGACGCCGGTGTCCTCCTGGTGGACCGGGTCGGCGAGGGCGTGTGGCAGACCCTGCGCAGCGGAGACGTCGTGCGGGTCGACGAGGGGACGGTGCTCCTGGGGGAGGACACCATCGCCACCGGCATCGAGATGACGCCGTCGCGGGTCCGCGACCAGGTGGAGTCCGCGTCCTCAGGACTGTCCCACCAGCTCGACTCGATCGTGACGAACGCGGCCGACACGCTGCGCCGCGACCGCGCGATGCTCCTGGAGGGCGCCGGCATCCCCGCCGTGGCCACCGCCATCAAGGACCGCCCCGTGGTCATCGTGGCGGATGCGCCGGACGCCGCCCGGGACCTCAAGTCGATCCGCGCCTTCATTCACGACAAGGACCCCGTGCTGATCGGCGTCGGCGCCGGTGCCGAGCACCTCATCGCCGCAGGCCTGCGCCCGCATCTGCTCGTCGGCCGTGCCGACGACATCTCCGGGCGGATGATCGAGCGATCCGCCGAGGTCGTCATCGTGTCGGCCTCCGGTCACCTCGACCGCCCCGAGCAGTTCGAGGCGCACGGCCGCCAGCCGGTCGTCTTCACCGCTGCCGGCGCGCCCGAGAACCTGGCCGTCCTGCTGGCCGATCACCACGAGGCCGCGGTCATCGTGCAGGTCGGTCGCCCGTCCCGACTCGTCGACATCGTCGACGGTGACGCCGCCGACGCGGCCGGGACGTTCATCGCGCGCCTGCGCGCCGGCTCGCGGGTCGTCGACGCGCACGCCGTCGCCTGGTTCGCTCGCCAGCGGCTGAGCTGGCTCACGCCGCTCCTGCTGCTGCTGGCGGGTGTGGTCGCGGTCGTCGTCGCCGTCGGCACCACCCCTCTCGGTCATGAGTGGCTCGCGCCCGTGACCGACCGTGTCTCCTCCTGGATCGAAGGACTCTTCTCGTGA
- a CDS encoding CTP synthase — MAVNTVTKHVFVTGGVVSSLGKGLTASSLGRLLKSRGLRVTMQKLDPYLNVDPGTMNPFQHGEVFVTDDGAETDLDIGHYERFLDEDLVGRANVTTGQVYSDVIARERRGDYLGDTVQVIPHITNEIKDRMLSMGGPDVDVVIHEIGGTVGDIESQPFLESARQVRQEVGRNNVFFLHVSLIPYIGPAGELKTKPTQHSVAALRSIGIQPDAIVCRSDRPVPTGVKRKISLMCDVDEDAVVTAIDAPSIYDIPKVLHAEGLDAYVVRRLDLPFRDVDWTEWDSLLRRVHEPSEEITIALVGKYIDLPDAYLSVAEALRAGGFANDVKVRLRWVPSDECATEAGAAEQLGDVDGICVPGGFGIRGIEGKLGALTYARTHQIPTLGLCLGLQCMVIEYARTELGIEDASSSEFDPATEHPVIATMAEQQEFVEGAGDLGGTMRLGLYPASLKPGSIVSELYGSDKVEERHRHRYEVNNAYRKPLEQAGMVFSGTSPDSTLVEFVELPREVHPFYVATQAHPELRSRPTRSHPLFSGLIAASLKRKLEMRLPVENV; from the coding sequence TTGGCAGTTAACACCGTCACCAAGCACGTCTTCGTCACGGGCGGTGTCGTCTCGTCGCTCGGCAAGGGCTTGACCGCGTCGAGCCTCGGCCGGCTGCTCAAGTCGCGCGGGCTGCGCGTCACGATGCAGAAGCTCGATCCGTACCTCAACGTCGATCCGGGCACCATGAACCCGTTCCAGCACGGCGAGGTCTTCGTGACCGACGACGGCGCCGAGACGGACCTCGACATCGGCCACTACGAGCGCTTCCTCGATGAGGACCTCGTCGGGCGCGCCAACGTCACGACCGGTCAGGTGTACTCCGACGTCATCGCTCGCGAGCGCCGCGGCGACTACCTGGGCGACACGGTCCAGGTCATCCCGCACATCACGAACGAGATCAAGGACCGGATGCTCTCGATGGGCGGCCCGGACGTCGACGTCGTGATCCACGAGATCGGCGGAACCGTCGGCGACATCGAGAGCCAGCCGTTCCTGGAGTCGGCGCGTCAGGTCCGCCAGGAGGTGGGCCGCAACAACGTCTTCTTCCTGCACGTCTCGCTGATTCCGTACATCGGCCCCGCGGGCGAGCTCAAGACGAAGCCCACCCAGCACTCGGTCGCCGCGCTGCGCTCCATCGGCATCCAGCCCGACGCGATCGTGTGCCGCTCGGACCGTCCCGTGCCGACCGGCGTCAAGCGCAAGATCTCGCTGATGTGCGACGTCGACGAGGACGCGGTGGTCACGGCCATCGACGCCCCGTCGATCTACGACATCCCCAAGGTGCTGCACGCCGAGGGCCTCGACGCCTACGTCGTTCGCCGCCTGGACCTGCCCTTCCGTGACGTCGACTGGACGGAGTGGGACTCGCTCCTGCGCCGGGTCCACGAGCCGTCCGAGGAGATCACGATCGCGCTGGTCGGCAAGTACATCGACCTGCCCGACGCGTACCTGTCGGTGGCCGAGGCGCTGCGGGCCGGCGGCTTCGCCAACGACGTGAAGGTTCGACTGCGCTGGGTGCCCTCCGACGAGTGTGCGACCGAGGCCGGCGCCGCCGAGCAGCTCGGCGACGTCGACGGCATCTGCGTCCCGGGCGGCTTCGGCATTCGCGGCATCGAGGGCAAGCTGGGCGCGCTCACGTACGCCCGCACCCACCAGATCCCGACGCTCGGCCTGTGCCTGGGCCTGCAGTGCATGGTGATCGAGTACGCGCGGACCGAGCTCGGCATCGAGGACGCGAGCTCCTCGGAGTTCGATCCGGCCACCGAGCACCCGGTCATCGCCACGATGGCCGAGCAGCAGGAGTTCGTGGAGGGCGCCGGCGATCTCGGCGGCACCATGCGACTGGGCCTCTACCCGGCGAGCCTGAAGCCCGGCTCGATCGTCAGCGAGCTCTACGGCTCGGACAAGGTCGAGGAGCGGCACCGCCACCGCTACGAGGTCAACAACGCGTACCGCAAGCCGCTCGAGCAGGCCGGCATGGTCTTCTCGGGCACCTCGCCCGACTCGACCCTGGTCGAGTTCGTCGAGCTGCCGCGCGAGGTGCACCCCTTCTACGTCGCCACGCAGGCCCACCCCGAGCTGCGCTCGCGTCCCACGCGCTCGCACCCGCTGTTCTCGGGCCTCATCGCCGCGTCGCTGAAGCGCAAGCTCGAGATGCGACTGCCGGTCGAGAACGTATGA